A window from Candidatus Nitrospira neomarina encodes these proteins:
- a CDS encoding putative metalloprotease CJM1_0395 family protein — protein MEPQSRDSEFRTHEQSHIASAGVLTKWSDFLLSSKSDEILYAVGGEVSIDISFSCPNPQATLQKAQHIRAAALVPADPSAQDRAVALSAKPLKQQLAGI, from the coding sequence GTGGAACCTCAGAGTCGCGACAGTGAATTTCGAACTCACGAGCAGTCGCACATAGCATCAGCCGGAGTCCTGACCAAATGGAGCGATTTTTTGCTTTCCAGTAAGTCTGATGAAATACTTTATGCTGTTGGAGGAGAAGTCAGTATTGACATTTCCTTCTCTTGTCCCAATCCACAAGCCACCTTGCAAAAAGCCCAGCACATTCGGGCGGCAGCCCTAGTACCAGCAGACCCTTCAGCTCAGGATCGGGCGGTGGCCTTATCAGCCAAGCCTCTGAAGCAGCAGCTAGCCGGGATCTGA
- a CDS encoding methyltransferase domain-containing protein, with translation MNIVEKMKHDWNERAQHHARFWIATEDYHTEEKFAQSGKDTAQALLATIPVPPLRSWNVLDIGCGIGRVLKALASYFDYLVGVDVSSAMIAQSKQWLADDPHVHTYETSGVDLREFPHSSFDLVYSYVTFQHMPRSVFECYLGEIHRVLTPNGYLVFQLPIGHYLDVPLEDTIGIRSYSHQEIEESLRRNGLGFLQHPSSNPEFTEMSDPHNHRFRLAQKIGPINSTVSMDWDELEQPHFVSELDNHLYGIYADNCACAGNYQEGIQTLKTLINKNPATLEGRLRLAALLIETGQLPQALVTMKEIITIHPGYEEGHRTLRQLLEKCPNLHPSKVPSLSTTSKYSPAHASRNTPGLANREYSTT, from the coding sequence ATGAACATTGTGGAAAAAATGAAACATGACTGGAACGAACGGGCCCAACACCATGCCAGATTTTGGATTGCCACCGAGGATTACCACACAGAAGAAAAATTCGCTCAATCGGGAAAAGACACTGCCCAGGCTCTGTTGGCAACCATTCCTGTCCCTCCCTTACGGTCGTGGAATGTCCTGGACATCGGATGCGGCATTGGCAGAGTCCTCAAAGCTCTCGCCTCCTATTTTGATTATTTAGTCGGGGTCGATGTCTCCTCCGCAATGATTGCCCAGAGCAAACAGTGGTTAGCCGACGATCCCCATGTTCACACGTATGAAACCTCTGGAGTGGATCTTCGAGAATTTCCTCACTCCTCCTTTGATCTTGTGTACTCCTATGTCACCTTTCAGCACATGCCCCGTTCTGTGTTTGAATGTTACCTGGGAGAAATCCACCGCGTCTTGACACCTAATGGCTATCTGGTCTTTCAACTGCCCATAGGCCATTATCTTGATGTGCCTCTCGAGGACACCATTGGGATACGGTCGTATTCCCATCAGGAAATTGAAGAAAGCCTTCGGCGGAACGGCTTAGGCTTCCTTCAACACCCATCATCCAATCCCGAATTCACAGAGATGTCTGATCCGCATAATCACCGTTTCCGGTTGGCACAAAAGATCGGTCCAATAAATTCCACCGTGTCAATGGACTGGGACGAATTGGAACAACCGCACTTTGTCTCTGAACTGGATAACCATCTTTATGGCATTTATGCCGACAATTGCGCATGTGCAGGGAACTATCAGGAGGGAATTCAGACGCTGAAAACCCTGATTAATAAGAATCCCGCAACTCTGGAAGGAAGATTACGGTTGGCAGCATTATTGATCGAGACCGGACAACTCCCACAAGCTTTGGTTACCATGAAAGAAATCATCACCATCCATCCTGGATATGAAGAAGGCCATCGAACGCTCAGGCAACTCCTCGAGAAATGTCCGAATCTACATCCTTCTAAGGTTCCTTCTCTCTCCACAACCAGCAAGTACTCTCCTGCCCACGCATCACGGAATACGCCTGGGTTGGCAAACAGGGAATATTCGACAACATAA